Part of the Actinomycetes bacterium genome, TCCTGCTCCAGGCCCATGTGGATGGCGCGACACGCTCGCATATCCCCGACTTCCTTCTCCTACGAGAAGGGGATGTTCCACTGGTGGTGGAGGTCAAGCCGCACCGGCTGGTGGACAAGCCGAAGGTCGCGTTCAGCCTGGGCTGGGCCAAGCAGGTGGTGGAGACCCATGGCTGGGGGTTCGAGGTGTGGTCCGAACCGCCTGAGCCGGAGTTGGCGAACCTGCGGTTCCTGGCAGGCTACCGCCGGGCGCGGCTGTTCGACGCGGGGCTGCTGGATGAAATCCGCGGCGTCGACTTGGACGGCGTTGCGTTTGGCGAGGCCATCCGGAGCTTCCCGCACCGCCCAGAGGTTCTGGTGCGGTCGGCGGTGCTGCACCTGCTGTGGGAGCAGTTCTTCACCACGGACCTGCGCACGCCGTTGCGTGCGTCCCATCGGCTCTGGAGGACCGAGGCGTCGTGAGCGGTGCAGTACGGCTAGGGGTCGGGGCTCGGCTGGTCTACGACGGCGAGGTCGTCACGGTCGAGCAGCTGTTCGGCAGCGCCGCCGGGTGCGAGGTCCTGGCCCGGGACGGGCGGGGACGGCCGCTGCGCCTGTCGCTGCGGGAGCTGCTGACCGCCGAGCGTGCACGGGTGGTGCCTGCCAAGCCGGGCCCGGCGTCCGACGATGCCGGTGAGGTGGCTGCGACGGTCCTCGCACAGCTGAGCGAGGCGGAGCGTCACGAGGTGCTGGAGCGGGCCACGCACGTGCGGGAACTCCTCACCGGCTACCGGTCGGGCAGCGCAGAGATGGCCGCACCGAGCGAGCCGCGGTCCGAGTATGGGCCTGGTACGTCGTTGATGGCGCGGTATGCGGCCAAGGCGGCGGAGCTGGGCGTTGGGCAGCGCACGATCGAGCGGTGGGTGCAACGGTTCCGGGAAGACGGGGAGGCCGGGCTGGTCCGCGGGGACGGGCCGCATGGGCCGGGTGTAGTCGGCATGGGCGGACTAGGCCGGGCGGATTCGCGGTGGGTGGAAACCGCGTTGGAGATCATGGCCGAGCACACCGACGAATCCAAGCCCAGCCTCAGCATCGTGATCCGTCGGACCGCCGCACGCCTGGCCGCCCGGCACGGGTCCGGCGCGGTGCCGCTGCCGAGCCGGGCGACGGCCTACCGGTGGCTGGAGGAGCTGGAGGAACGCCAGCCGACCTTCCGGCTCTCCACCAAGCGGAACCGCGACATCGCCGCTCGGCCCGGCACGGTCTACGGGAAGCTGCGGCCGACCCGCCCGGGCGAGTATCTCCTGCTGGACACGACCCGGCTGGATGTGTTCGCGCTGGACCCGCTCACGCTTCGCTGGGTGCAGGCCGAGCTGACCGCGGCGATGGACTGGTATACCCGCTGCATCACCGGGGTGCGGCTCACGCCGGTGTCGACCAAGTCGGTGGATGCCAGCTCGGTGCTCTACCAGACCTACCGGCCACGGCCGGCGGGCGCGAACGGGCCGCAGCATGCCGTCTGGCCCGATCACGGCATCCCACGCGCCGTCCTGCTGGACATCAACGCCATCGAGGGCCCCATGGCCGAGGCCGCCGCCTCGGCAGGGTGGGTTGCCGGCCCGGCGCTGGCGCCTGAGACGGTGGTGGTCGACCACGGCATGATCTACGTCTCTGAGCATCT contains:
- a CDS encoding helix-turn-helix domain-containing protein is translated as MSGAVRLGVGARLVYDGEVVTVEQLFGSAAGCEVLARDGRGRPLRLSLRELLTAERARVVPAKPGPASDDAGEVAATVLAQLSEAERHEVLERATHVRELLTGYRSGSAEMAAPSEPRSEYGPGTSLMARYAAKAAELGVGQRTIERWVQRFREDGEAGLVRGDGPHGPGVVGMGGLGRADSRWVETALEIMAEHTDESKPSLSIVIRRTAARLAARHGSGAVPLPSRATAYRWLEELEERQPTFRLSTKRNRDIAARPGTVYGKLRPTRPGEYLLLDTTRLDVFALDPLTLRWVQAELTAAMDWYTRCITGVRLTPVSTKSVDASSVLYQTYRPRPAGANGPQHAVWPDHGIPRAVLLDINAIEGPMAEAAASAGWVAGPALAPETVVVDHGMIYVSEHLTSVCQRMGISVQPARLRTGRDKGPLERFFRTLREDLLQALPGYKGPDVHSRGLDPEGQAFFFLNELEAIIREWIAGIYHHTPHKGLVDPHLPGLLLSPAAMFEHGLGRAGYVEVPRDPDLGFEFLQTKWRQIHHYGIEIRRRRYNGPALDPYRETTSPYTGKAKGRWPIQVDPDDINRVYFRDPASRRWHALIWEHAPAVDMPFSDEALQFARRMAAAKYTYPDDKLAVADLLERWNLGLGMSMAERRMALRISRDQAAIDLPSPDEVSSLPSVRKVLELPAAATSEPGASQNAGTTPGRARKPEPEPEPPKPGDDDDVDELDPADGDLAEDDFYADALEDVE
- a CDS encoding TnsA-like heteromeric transposase endonuclease subunit, which codes for MAGEFAVESVVVGVRRESGGTDEYRTWPASPAEMFRSTAPWRTFRWYDGQRHYSGSYWCATTRGHVIYESRLELARLIYADFDRSVRSVFAQPFLLQAHVDGATRSHIPDFLLLREGDVPLVVEVKPHRLVDKPKVAFSLGWAKQVVETHGWGFEVWSEPPEPELANLRFLAGYRRARLFDAGLLDEIRGVDLDGVAFGEAIRSFPHRPEVLVRSAVLHLLWEQFFTTDLRTPLRASHRLWRTEAS